In Streptomyces sp. ML-6, the genomic stretch CGTTGATCTGGATACCGCGCACCCTGCGCCGCTACCTGCGCGAGGTCCAGCGGCTGCTGGCCGAAGTGGCCTTCGGCAGCGGCGGCCTCGGGGTCATCGGCGGCACCATCGGCGTGATGGTCGCGATGACCCTCTTCACCGGCACCGTCGTCGGCCTCCAGGGCTACGCGGCCCTCAACCAGATCGGCACCTCCGCCTTCACCGGCTTCATCTCCGCCTACTTCAACACCCGCGAGATCGCCCCGCTCGTCGCCGGCCTCGCGCTCTCCGCGACCGTGGGCGCCGGCTTCACCGCCCAGCTCGGCGCCATGCGGATCAACGAGGAGGTCGACGCCCTGGAGTCGATGGGGGTGCGGTCCATGCCGTACCTCGTCTCCACCCGGATCATCGCCGGGGTCGTCGCGATCATCCCGCTGTACGCGATCGGGCTGCTCTCCTCGTACCTCGCCTCCCGCTCCATCACGATCCTGTTCAACGGACAGTCCGCGGGCACGTACGACCACTACTTCGACCTCTTCCTCTCCCCGGACGACGTGCTGCTGTCCGTGCTCAAGGTGCTGATCTTCAGCGTCATGGTGATCCTCGCCCACTGCTACTACGGCTTCCACGCCACGGGCGGGCCCGCCGGGGTGGGGGTGGCGGTCGGCCGCTCGGTGCGCAACGCCATCGTGCTCATCAGCGTCACCGACTTCTTCCTCTCCCTCGCCATCTGGGGCGCCACGACGACGGTGAAGGTGGCAGGCTGATGAACTCCCGACGCGCGCAGACCGCCCGCCACCGGCTCGCCGGAGTCGCCTTCCTCCTCGTGCCCGCCGTACTCGTATGGGTCTCGGTCTCGGTGTACCGGAAGGACTTCACCGACGACGCCACCGTGACCGTACGCACCGGCAGTGCCGGCAACGAGATGCACCAGAACGCCGACGTGAAGCTGCGCGGCGTCGTCGTCGGACAGGTCCGCGGCATCGCGGCCGACGGCGACGGGGCCCGGCTCACCCTCGCCATCGACCCCGACGAAATGGACCGGATACCGGCCGACGTCACCGCCCAGATGCTGCCCACCACGCTCTTCGGCGAACGGTTCGTGGCACTCGTGCCGCCCGCGACACCGTCCGCGCGGACGCTGCGGGCCGGGGCCGTCATCCCGCAGGACCGCTCGAAGAACGCCATCGAGCTGGAGGAGGTCCTCGACAACGTCCTGCCGCTGCTGACCGCCGTGAAGCCGGAGAAACTCGCCTCCACCCTCGGCGCGGTCTCCCGGGCCCTGGAAGGACGCGGCGAGAAGCTCGGCGACACCCTCGTCAGGCTCGACGCCCACCTGGCGAAGTTCAACCCCCAACTCCCCACGCTCAACGCCGACATCAAGGAACTCGTCAAGGTGAGCAAGGTGTACGGGGACGCCGCCCCCGACATCCTCGACGCGCTCACCGACTTCACCACCACCAGCGGCACCGTCGCCGAACAGCAGGCGCAGCTCGCCGACCTGTACGGGGCCACCACCGCCTCCGCGCAGGACATCACCTCCTTCCTCCGGGAGAACAAGGACAACCTGATCCGGCTCGCCGCCACCAGCCGGCCGACCCTGGAACTCCTCGCCCGGTACTCGGACGAATTCCCCTGCACCCTGCGGACCATGGCCGGTTTCGTCCCCGCCATGGACAAGGCGCTCGGCAAGGGCACCGACCAGCCCGGACTCCACGTCTCGGTCCAGCCCGTGAAGTCCAAGGGAAAGTACGTGCCGGGCAAGGACACCCCCGTCTACGACGCCACCGGCGGACCGCACTGCTACTCCGTGCCGTACGTCGGCAGGACCGTACCGACCGCGGACGCCCGCACGGCACCGGCCGCCTCGCAGGAGAACGCCGCGCACGGTGACGGAACGGACCGGGCCGCACGGCCCGACCGGGGCCCCGCCCTCGGCATGCCCAACTCCCCGCAGGAGAGCCGGCTCGTGAACGAGCTGGTCGCCCCCTCACTGAAAGTCCAGCCGCAGACCCTGCCCGACTGGAGCAGCGTGCTCATCGGTCCGGCCTTCCGCGGTGCGGAGGTGAAGCTCAAGTGAAGCGCCGTTCCCTCGCCGGTCCGCTGACGAAATCGATCGTCTTCATCCTGGTGACCGTGCTCGCCACCACCGTGCTGGCACTGTCCATCGCCAACACCGGAGTCGGCGAGACCACCGAGTACAAGGCCCGGTTCACCGACGTCACCGGACTGATCGTCGGCGACAGCGTCCGGATCGCCGGGGTCAAGGTCGGACAGGTCGAGTCCATCGAGGTGGCCGACAAGAGGCTCGCCGAGGTCGGCTTCGCCGTCCGCAAGGGACGCAGGCTCCCCGCCTCGGTCACCGCGTCGATCAAGTACCTCAACATGGTCGGCCAGCGGTACGTCGACCTCGACCGGGGCGCCGGGCCGGTCGGCGAGAGCTTCGCCGCCGGAGCGACCATCCCGGTCTCCCGCACCACCCCGGCACTCGACCTCACCCAGCTCTTCAACGGCTTCCAGCCGCTGTTCGAAGGACTCTCCCCGCCGGACGTCAACCAGCTGGCCGGCTCCATCGTCCAGGTGCTCCAGGGCGAGGGCGGCACCGTCGACAGCATCCTCTCCCACGTCGGCTCGCTCACCGGCACGATCGCCGCCAAGGACAAGGTGATCGGAGAGGTGATCAAGAACCTCAACACGGTCCTGAAGACCGTCAACGACCGCGAGGACGGCTTCAACGACCTCGTCGTCACCCTGCAGGAACTCGTCACCGGATTCTCCGGCGACCGCAAACCGCTGGGCGAGGCGGTCACCGCCATGGGCGCGCTCACCACCGTCACCGCGGACCTCTTCGAGGACGGCCGCAAGCCGCTGAAGAAGGACATCGAGGAACTCGGCCGGCTCTCCGACCAGTTGGTCGAGGGCACCCCGCAGATCGAGAACTTCCTGAAGAAGACCCCGGCCAAGATGACGGCGATCAGCCGGATCGCCTCGTACGGCTCGTGGCTCAACCTCTACCTCTGCGAGGCCAAGGTCGGCGGAGTGACGACCGAGGACGGCAGCGCCCCGCCCACCGGCATCGCGATCACACAGCCGAGGTGCCTGGCATGAGAATCACACCCGTACGGGAACGCAACCCCGTCGCCGTCGCCGTGGTGGGACTGATCCTCCTCGCCCTCCTCGCGCTGGGCGCCTACCGCGCCGACTCGCTGCCCTTCCTCGGCGGCGGCACCACCTACAGCGCCGACTTCACCGAGTCCGCCGGACTGGAGGAGGGCGACGAGGTGCGGGTCGCCGGCGTGAAGGTCGGCGAGGTCACCGGAGTGTCGCTGGACGGGGCCAAGGTGAAGGTCGGCTTCCGGGTCGAGGACGCCTGGATCGGCAACGCCTCCACCGTCGGCATCGCCATCAAGACGCTGCTGGGCGAGAAGTACCTCGCCGTCGACCCGCTGGGCGACGCCCCGCAGGACCCGGACGAACGCATCACGGCGAGCCGCACCACCTCCCCGTACGACGTCACCCAGGCGTTCAACGGACTCGGCGAGACCATCGAGGAGATCGACACCGACCAGCTCGCCAAGAGCTTCGAGACGATCTCCGCCACCTTCAAGAACTCCCCGCCGGACGTGAAGAGCGCCGCCGAGGGCCTCTCCGCCCTCTCGAAGACGGTCTCCGAACGCGACGCCCAGCTCGCCACCCTCCTCAAGGGCAGCAAGCAGCTCACCAAGACCCTCGCCAACAAGAAGAGCAGCTTCGAAACCCTGCTGGAGGACGGCAACCTGCTCCTCGGCGAGATCCAGGCCCGCCGCGACTCCATCCACCTGCTGCTCACCGGCACCCGGAACCTCGGCACCCAGATCACCGGCCTGGTCAAGGACAACAACAAGCAGCTGAAGCCGACCCTGGACTCGCTCGGCCGGGTCACCGCGGTCCTGGTGAAGAACCGCAAGAGCCTCGACAAGGTGCTCTCGCTCGCCGGTTCGTACAACCGGCTCGTCGGCAACACCCTCGGCAACGGACGCTGGTTCGACAACTACGTCTGCGGACTCGTCCCGAAGGAATACCTGCCCGCCGGCACACCCCCGGCGACCGGATGCATGCCACCCGAGCAGCGAGGCGGCCGCTGACATGAAGATGAAGCGCATCGTCGGCATGGGCGCCGGACTCGTCGTGGTGGCCGTCGCGGTCACCGGCGGGGTGATGGCCATGGACGACGAGGGAACGACGACCATCACCGCCCACTTCGACCGGGCCACCGGAGTGTACGCCGGATCGGACCTGCGGATCCTCGGCGTCCGGGCCGGCCGGGTCGAATCGGTCACGCCCCGGGGGGAGGAGGTCGAGGTCACCCTGCGGGTCGACAAGGGCGTCAAGGTCCCCAAGGGGGCGCACGCCGTGGTCGTCGCCCCCAGCCTCGTCGCCGACCGCTACATCCAGCTCGCCCCCGCCTACGACGGGGGACCGCTGATCGAGGACGGCGCGGTGCTGCCGGCCGCGAAGAACGCCACCCCCGTCGAGGTGGACCAGCTGTACGACTCCATCACGAAGCTCTCCAAGGCCCTCGGCCCGGAAGGGGCCAACGCGAACGGGGCGCTCTCCGGACTCCTCGACACCGGGGCCGAGAACCTCGACGGCAACGGAAAGGCCATCGGGGACTCCATCGAACAGTTCGGCAAGGCCACCAAGACCCTCGACAAGAGCAGCGGGAACCTCTTCGACACCCTCTCCTACCTGCAGACCTTCACCACCATGCTGAAGGAGAACGACGGCAATGTGCGCGCCGCCGAACAGCAGCTCAACACGGTCACCGGATTCCTCGCCGACGACAAGGAGAACCTCGGCGCGGCCCTGAAGGAACTGGGCACCGCGCTGGGCCAGGTCAAGGGCTTCATCCAGAAGAACCGCGGCGCCCTGAAGGCGAACGTGGAAGCGCTGGTGCCGATCACCCAGACCCTGGTCGACCAGCGCGCCTCGCTCGCCGAGTCGCTCGACACGCTGCCGCTCGCCGCGGACAACGTCCTCAACGCCTACGACCCGGCGCACCGCACGCTCAACGGCCGCACCAACCTCAACGAACTCTCCATGGGCGGACCGCTCACCGGGGCCGCCGCGCTCGCCGGCCTCACTCCGGTGGACACCGCCCGCCGCAAGGCGCTGCCCGCCCTGCCGTTCCCGGCCGTCGGCACCGTCTACGGCACCCCGGCGAGCACCGCCACGGACAAGAAGGGGGCGAACCGATGAGCCGAGTCCTGCGCAGACCCGGAGCCCGCACCACCGGCATCGCCGCACTGCTGGCCGTGGGCGTCGGACTGACCCTGGTCGTCACCGGCTCCGGCCTGCCCGCCTTCACCGGACTCGACCAGGTGCCGCTGCCCGGCGGCGCCGACCTCGGCGACCACCCCTACGAGGTCACCGCGGAATTCGCGGACGTCCTCAGCCTCGCCCCGCAGGCATCGGTGAAGGTCAACGACGTCGCCGTCGGCCGCGTCACCAAGGTCTCCCTCGGCTCGGGCAGCTGGAACGCCAAGGTCACCATGCGCGTCAACGGCAAGGTCGAACTGCCCGCCAACGCCTACGCCCACCTGGAACAGTCCAGTCTCCTCGGGGAGAAGTACATCCAGCTCGCCGCCCCCGCACGCGGCACCGCACGGGGCAGGCTCGCCGACGGGGACCGCATCCCGCTGAGCCGGACCAACCGGAACCCCGAGGTCGAAGAGGTCTTCGGCGCCCTGTCGATGCTCCTCAACGGCGGCGGCGTCAACCAGCTCAAGACCATCACCACCGAACTGAACAAGGCACTCTCCGGACGCGAACCCCAGGTCCGCTCCATGCTCGGCCGGGTCGACACCCTCGTCACCAACCTGGACGAGCACAAGGAGGACATCACCGACGCGCTCGACGGGGTGAACCGGCTCTCCGCCACCCTCGCCACCCGCAAGCGGGACGTCGGCACGGTCCTCACCGAACTCACCCCCGGCATGAAGGTCCTGGAGAAGCAGCGCGGCTCGCTCCTCACCATGCTGCGCTCGCTCGACACGCTCTCCACCGTCGCCGTCGACACGATCAACAAGAGCAAGGCCGACATGATCGCCGACCTCAAGGCCATCGCCCCGACCCTCAAGGCACTCGCCGACTCCGGCCAGGACCTGCCCGATTCCCTCCAGGTGCTGTTCACCTACCCGTTCACGGACGAGGTGCTGCGCGGGGTCAAGGGCGACTACCTCAACGTCTACCTGGATGTGACGGCCATGCCCGGCACGCAGATCATCCCCTCGCTCGTCCCCCCGGCCACTCCGCAGACCGGGGCCGGCACGACACTGCCGCTGCCCCTTCCCGCGGTGGGGTCGGCGGAACCGAAGGGGGGCAGCCGATGATCACCCTCGCCATCCGGCTCAAGAACATCTCCTTCCTCGTCATCGCGGTGCTCGTCCTCGGCTTCCTCGGCATCCGGTACGCCGACCTCGGGCACTACGTCGGCCTGCGCAGCTACTACACCGTCAAGGTCCAACTCCCGCGCACCGGGGGGCTGTACACCCACTCCAACGTCACCTACCGGGGCGTCTCGGTGGGCCGGGTCGGACCGATCGAGCTGACCGACGAGGGGGTCGAGGCCGAACTGCGCATCGAGAAGGACGCCCCGAAGATCCCGGACGGCCTCAAGGCCGTCGTCGCCGCCCTCTCCGCGGTCGGAGAGCAGTACATCGACCTGCGGCCCACCCGCTCCGAGGGCCCCTACCTGGCGAACGGCTCCGTCATCGACCAGGCCGACACCACCGTCCCCGCCCCCGTCACCGACGTGCTCACCGGCGTCGATGAGCTGGCGGGCTCCGTGGACCTGGAATCCCTGCGCACCGTCGTCGACGAGTTCGGCACCGCGTTCGAAGGCCGCGGCGACGACCTCCAGGTCCTGCTGGACACCGGGAGCGACTTCGTCCGGGCGGCCGACGACGCCCTGCCGGTCAACACCCGGCTGATGGCCGACGCCCGCACGGTGCTGCGCACCCAGGCCGAACAGGGCGAGGCGCTCAAGGGCTTCGCCTCCGGCGCCAAGGAACTCGCCGCACAGCTCAAGGACTCCGACACCGACCTGCGCGAACTGATCGCCGCCGCCCCCGGCGCCGCGGTACAGATGAGCGGACTGCTGCGGGACATCGACCCGGCCTTCGGCGTCGTCGTCGCCAACCTCCTCACCACCTCCGAAGTGGCCGTCACCCGCCAGCGCGGCATGGAGGAACTCCTGGTGCGACTGCCCGCGGTGGCCGCCGCCGGATCCAGCGCGATCGACGGGGACGGCGCCCGGTTCGGCATGTCGGTCACCTTCTTCGAACCGCTGCCCTGCACCGCCGGATACGGCGGCACCACCTACCGCAACGGCCTGGACACCACGCCCGGACCGGCCGTCAACACCAAGGCCCGCTGCACCTCGTC encodes the following:
- a CDS encoding MCE family protein — its product is MKRRSLAGPLTKSIVFILVTVLATTVLALSIANTGVGETTEYKARFTDVTGLIVGDSVRIAGVKVGQVESIEVADKRLAEVGFAVRKGRRLPASVTASIKYLNMVGQRYVDLDRGAGPVGESFAAGATIPVSRTTPALDLTQLFNGFQPLFEGLSPPDVNQLAGSIVQVLQGEGGTVDSILSHVGSLTGTIAAKDKVIGEVIKNLNTVLKTVNDREDGFNDLVVTLQELVTGFSGDRKPLGEAVTAMGALTTVTADLFEDGRKPLKKDIEELGRLSDQLVEGTPQIENFLKKTPAKMTAISRIASYGSWLNLYLCEAKVGGVTTEDGSAPPTGIAITQPRCLA
- a CDS encoding MCE family protein, whose amino-acid sequence is MKMKRIVGMGAGLVVVAVAVTGGVMAMDDEGTTTITAHFDRATGVYAGSDLRILGVRAGRVESVTPRGEEVEVTLRVDKGVKVPKGAHAVVVAPSLVADRYIQLAPAYDGGPLIEDGAVLPAAKNATPVEVDQLYDSITKLSKALGPEGANANGALSGLLDTGAENLDGNGKAIGDSIEQFGKATKTLDKSSGNLFDTLSYLQTFTTMLKENDGNVRAAEQQLNTVTGFLADDKENLGAALKELGTALGQVKGFIQKNRGALKANVEALVPITQTLVDQRASLAESLDTLPLAADNVLNAYDPAHRTLNGRTNLNELSMGGPLTGAAALAGLTPVDTARRKALPALPFPAVGTVYGTPASTATDKKGANR
- a CDS encoding ABC transporter permease, whose protein sequence is MSMLSWLDRSGEQLTFYVRALIWIPRTLRRYLREVQRLLAEVAFGSGGLGVIGGTIGVMVAMTLFTGTVVGLQGYAALNQIGTSAFTGFISAYFNTREIAPLVAGLALSATVGAGFTAQLGAMRINEEVDALESMGVRSMPYLVSTRIIAGVVAIIPLYAIGLLSSYLASRSITILFNGQSAGTYDHYFDLFLSPDDVLLSVLKVLIFSVMVILAHCYYGFHATGGPAGVGVAVGRSVRNAIVLISVTDFFLSLAIWGATTTVKVAG
- a CDS encoding MCE family protein encodes the protein MSRVLRRPGARTTGIAALLAVGVGLTLVVTGSGLPAFTGLDQVPLPGGADLGDHPYEVTAEFADVLSLAPQASVKVNDVAVGRVTKVSLGSGSWNAKVTMRVNGKVELPANAYAHLEQSSLLGEKYIQLAAPARGTARGRLADGDRIPLSRTNRNPEVEEVFGALSMLLNGGGVNQLKTITTELNKALSGREPQVRSMLGRVDTLVTNLDEHKEDITDALDGVNRLSATLATRKRDVGTVLTELTPGMKVLEKQRGSLLTMLRSLDTLSTVAVDTINKSKADMIADLKAIAPTLKALADSGQDLPDSLQVLFTYPFTDEVLRGVKGDYLNVYLDVTAMPGTQIIPSLVPPATPQTGAGTTLPLPLPAVGSAEPKGGSR
- a CDS encoding MCE family protein; the encoded protein is MRITPVRERNPVAVAVVGLILLALLALGAYRADSLPFLGGGTTYSADFTESAGLEEGDEVRVAGVKVGEVTGVSLDGAKVKVGFRVEDAWIGNASTVGIAIKTLLGEKYLAVDPLGDAPQDPDERITASRTTSPYDVTQAFNGLGETIEEIDTDQLAKSFETISATFKNSPPDVKSAAEGLSALSKTVSERDAQLATLLKGSKQLTKTLANKKSSFETLLEDGNLLLGEIQARRDSIHLLLTGTRNLGTQITGLVKDNNKQLKPTLDSLGRVTAVLVKNRKSLDKVLSLAGSYNRLVGNTLGNGRWFDNYVCGLVPKEYLPAGTPPATGCMPPEQRGGR
- a CDS encoding MCE family protein; its protein translation is MNSRRAQTARHRLAGVAFLLVPAVLVWVSVSVYRKDFTDDATVTVRTGSAGNEMHQNADVKLRGVVVGQVRGIAADGDGARLTLAIDPDEMDRIPADVTAQMLPTTLFGERFVALVPPATPSARTLRAGAVIPQDRSKNAIELEEVLDNVLPLLTAVKPEKLASTLGAVSRALEGRGEKLGDTLVRLDAHLAKFNPQLPTLNADIKELVKVSKVYGDAAPDILDALTDFTTTSGTVAEQQAQLADLYGATTASAQDITSFLRENKDNLIRLAATSRPTLELLARYSDEFPCTLRTMAGFVPAMDKALGKGTDQPGLHVSVQPVKSKGKYVPGKDTPVYDATGGPHCYSVPYVGRTVPTADARTAPAASQENAAHGDGTDRAARPDRGPALGMPNSPQESRLVNELVAPSLKVQPQTLPDWSSVLIGPAFRGAEVKLK
- a CDS encoding MlaD family protein; this translates as MITLAIRLKNISFLVIAVLVLGFLGIRYADLGHYVGLRSYYTVKVQLPRTGGLYTHSNVTYRGVSVGRVGPIELTDEGVEAELRIEKDAPKIPDGLKAVVAALSAVGEQYIDLRPTRSEGPYLANGSVIDQADTTVPAPVTDVLTGVDELAGSVDLESLRTVVDEFGTAFEGRGDDLQVLLDTGSDFVRAADDALPVNTRLMADARTVLRTQAEQGEALKGFASGAKELAAQLKDSDTDLRELIAAAPGAAVQMSGLLRDIDPAFGVVVANLLTTSEVAVTRQRGMEELLVRLPAVAAAGSSAIDGDGARFGMSVTFFEPLPCTAGYGGTTYRNGLDTTPGPAVNTKARCTSSPGTGINVRGSANAPKGGPVPEPARPGSMLLGNGTTNRLPGALGVAPDPAPATDGMAGLLGLGRGSGA